The sequence GCCACAACGACAAGTGGCTGGTCTATGCCACCACCGCCAGCAAGACCGCCGGCTGGGGCTGGAGATGTTCTCCTTCTCGGACTGGTCCCAGGCGGCCTCGGCGACCCCGACCTACCTGGACAGCGCCTCGGCGATCGGCTCCGGCTACCGGGCCGCACCGCAGCTGTTCTACTGCGCCCCGCAGAACCTGTGGTACCTGGTCTACCAGACCGGCCCGCCGACCTACTCGACCGGCACCGACCCGAGCAACCCGGCGTCCTGGTCCGCGCCGCGCACCTTCATCAGCACCGAGCCCGCCATCGTCACCCAGAACAAGGGCAACGGCACCTGGATCGACTTCTGGACGATCTGCGACTCCGCCAACTGCTACCTGTTCTTCGCCGACGACAACGGCCACATGTACCGGGCGCAGACCACCCTCGCCAACTTCCCCAACGGCTTCGGCAACACCCAGATCGTGATGTCCGACAGCAACCGCAACAACCTCTTCGAGGCGTCCAACGTCTACAAGATCCAGGGCAAGGACCAGTACCTGATGCTCGTCGAGGCGATCGGCTCCACCGGCCGCCGCTACTTCCGCTCCTGGACCTCCACCAGCCTCACCGGCACCTGGACCCCGCTGGCCGCCACCGAGAACGAGCCGTTCGCCGGCCGTAACAACGTCAGCTTCCCGGGCACCGCATGGACCCAGGACATCAGCCACGGCGAGATGGTCCGGGCGGGCAACGACCAGACCCTGACCGTCAACCCGTGCAAACTCCAGTACGTCTACCAGGGACTCGATCCCAACGCCGGCGGTGACTACATCGCACTCCCCTACCGGATGGGCCTGCTGACCCAGACCAACAGCGCCTGCTGAACCCCGCCGGTACGGGGCCCGGGCGTCTCCCCGCCCGGGCCCCCGTCCTGCACTTCAGCGTCCGGACCGCCCGGCCGGAAAGGAGAGCCGGTAGTGCACGCCCGCCCGGAGTGCGAAACGCAGCTGTCGCCCGTCGTCGCAGACCCCGTCCGGCACGACCTTGCCCCCGGCCGGGCCCGTGACGACCGGTCGGCCGGAGCCGTCGGGAAGGCGGATGTCGACCGTACCGTCTCGTTCGGTCCGCAGGTCCGCGCCGGTCAGCGAGCCCTGACGCCAGGTCAGGTCCACCACCGCGCCGCCCCGCGCGCGCAGGCCGCGGACCTCGCCGTCCGGCCAGGACGGCGGCAGGGCGGGCAGCAGCCGCAGGATGCCGTTGTGGCTCTGCAGCAGCATCTCGGCGATGGCGGCGGTGATGCCGAAGTTGCCGTCGACCTGGAAGAGCCGCGGCGGGTGCAGGTCGAAGAGGTTGGGCGCGACGGAGGTGGCGAGCAGGCGCTCGACGGCGTGCCCGGCGAGGGCGCCGTCGCCGAGCCGGGCGGCCAGCGCGGCGACCCACGCGAGGCTCCAGCCGGTGCCGCCGCCGCCGTGTTCCAGCCGGCGGTCCAGCGCGCGGCGGGCCGGGGCGAGCAGGGTGTCGTCGGTGAGCGGGTCGACGGCACTGCCCGGATAGAGGCCGTACAGGTGGGAGAGGTGGCGGTGGCCGGGGTCCTCCTCGGGCAGGTCCTCCGCCCACTCCAGCAGGCGCCCGTCGGCACCGAGCGCAGGAGGCCGCAGCCGGGCGCGGACGCGGGCCGACTCCCGGGCGAGGTCGTGGTCGGTGTCCAGTTCCCTGGCGGTCGCGACGGTGTTGTCGAGCAGCTCGGCGGTCAGCCAGTAGTCCATCGTGCAGCCGGCGGTGACGGCGGACAGGGTGCCGTCGGCCAGCCTGAAGTGGTGCTCGGGCGAGGTGGACGGGCAGCTGACCAGGGTGCCGTCCGGGGCCTCGACCAGCAGGTGGGTGACGAAGCGGGCGGCCTCTCGCATCACCGGGTAGGCGCGCTCGGCGAGGAAGGCGCGGTCGCCGTGGAAGAGGTGGTGGTCCCACAGGTGGGCGGCCAGCCACGGCCCGGCCATCGGCCAGTTCGCCCAGACGGGGTCACCGGAGACGGGGTTGGTGGCGCGCCACAGGTCGACGTTGTGGTGGCAGCACCAGCCGGGGGCGTCGTAGTAGGAGCGCGCGGTGTTCCGCCCCGCCTCGGCGAGGTCGGCGACCAGGTCGAACAGCGACTCGTGGCACTCGGCGAGGCCGGTGGTCTCGGCCGGCCAGTAGTTCATCTGGACGTTGATGTTGGACGTCCAGTCGGAATCCAGGGCGGGGCGACCTCGGTGTTCCAGATGCCCTGGAGGTTCGCCGGCTGGGTGCCGGGCCGCGAGGAGGCGATCAGCAGGTAGCGGCCGTAGGCGAAGAGCAGGGCGGCGAGGCCCGGGTCGGGGGCGCCGGCGTTGGCGGCGGCGAGGCGTTCACCGGTCGGGCGGTCCGCTGCGGCCGCCGGGCCGTGGAGGCGGAGCGCGGCGGCGCCGAAGAGCCTGCGGTGGTCGGCCAGGTGCTCGGCGCGCAGCTTCTCGTAGTCCTGCCCCCCGGCGCCCGCCAGCCACCGGCGGGCCTCGGCCAGCGCGGCCTGCGGGCCGTCGGGCTGCTCGCGCCAGCCCCGGTAGCCGGTGCCGACGGCGACCAGCACCACCGCTTCGTCGGCGCCGGTGACGGCGAGTCCGTCCCCGTCGGCGCCGACCTGCCCGCCGACGGTGTGCACGCGCAGCGCGGCTGCGAACCCCGTACCCCGGTCGGCCCGGTAGTCGGCCGGGTGCACCTGCCTGCGCGTGAGGTGGGACGGGGCGCGTCCGCGGACGGCGAGGACGCCGTCCGGTTCGACGGACAGTTGCGCGTCCGGGTGGGGCGTGGTGAAGCCCGCGCGGAAGGAGAGGGATCCGGGGGCGTCGGTGGTGAGGCGGATGGCGAGCACCCCGGCGGGGGCGGAGACGAAGCTCTCCCGGCGGTACGCGACTCCGTCCGCCGTGTAGGACACCGTGTGCAGCGCTTGGTCGAGGTCGAGTTCCCGCCGGTAGTAGGCGACTTGGTCCGCCTCGGTCGGCGGGAAGGCCAGCAGCAGGGTGGCCAGCGGCTGGTACGCCTCGGTGTCCGGGCCCTGCAGGTGGGCGGCGGCGAGCGCATCGGCGCGGGCGTGGTCGCGGTCGCGCAGCACGGCCGCGCGGACGGCGGACAGGTGCTCGGCGGCGCCCGCCCGGTCGCGGGGGCCCGGGCCGCCCGACCACAGCGTGTCGGCGTTGAGGTCGATCCGCTCGGTGGCGATGCCTCCGTGGGTCATCGCGCCGAGCCGGCCGTTGCCGAGCGGGAGCGCGTCGAGGAAGTCGGCGGCGGGATGCCGGTACCAGAGCTGGTCGGCAGGGACGGGGGTGGGGACGTGGTCATGGAGAGACACATCGACAAGCTAACAGGACATCCTATGTATCGGGGAGTAATAGCGAACGACGAGCGACTGAATCCCTGCCTGCTGCCGCCACACCTTTCCCTACAATCTGGCACTTTGTGGCCTAGATCGCCGCACCCTCTGGACGGATCACGGCCACGTCTTCTATAAATCCATCCCATGTATTGAGGAGGAGCAGCCATGGGTGAGCCCGACTTCGCGGGTCTGGCGGCCGTCGTCACCGGCGGCGCATCGGGCATCGGGCTGGCCACGGCCCGCCTGCTGGCGGCCCGTGGCGCGCGGGTCGCCTGCCTCGACGTGCGACCGGAAGGCGTCCCGTCCACGCTGGTTCGGGCGTACGCCGATGTCGCGGACGAGCAGTCGGTCCGCGCCGGGGTGGCCTGGGCCGCCGAACTGCTGGGCGGCATCGACATCCTGGTCAACTGCGCCGGTGTCGGCGCCCGCGACGGTGTCGAGCTGGGCGGCGAGGAGGAGTGGCGCAGAATGTTCGAGGTCGGCGTCCTCGGGGTGATGCGCACGACCCGGGCTCCCTGACCGCGCCGGGTTCGGAGCCGCTGCCGGACGCCGGCTCCGGGCCGACCCCCGACCGGGCCTCCGCGGAGGCTGGCAGCCGCACCGGCCACCCGGTGACCGCCGAGCGGGTGGCCACCGCCATCGCCTACCTGGCCGGCCCGCACACCGGTGCCACCACCGGCACCGACCTCGCCGTGGACGGCGGCGTGCGCGGCCCGCGCCTCCTCCCCCGCGACTAGGCCCGCCCGCGGGCCCCGACTTCCGTTCCCGTACGCGAGGAGACACCGTGTTCCGCCCCACTCCGCCCGACCCGAGCCGGTTCCCGCGCCGCACGGTGCACCTGGACTTCCACACCGGGCCCGACATCCCGGACGTCGGCCGGGACTTCGACCCGGCGGCCTTCGCACGGACCTTCCAGGACGCCGCCGTCGACAGCGTCACCGTCTTCGCCAAGTGCCACCACGGCCACCTCTACCACGCCACCGACCGGCCCGAGCGCCACCCCGGTCTCGCCCCCGGCCTCGACCTGCTGGCCGAACAGATCGACGCCCTGCACGCGGTGGGGATCCGCGCGCCGATCTACCTCTCCCTCCAGGTCGACGAGTACGCCGCCCGGGAGCACCCCGAGTGGATCGGACACGGCGAGGACCTGAAACTCAACCGCTGGACCACCTCCGCCTTCGACGCCGGCTGGAACGTGCTCGACATGTCCAGCCCGTACGCGGACTACTTCGCCGACCAGTTGGACGAGGTGCTGCGGCGCTTCGCGCCGGTCGACGGGATCTTCATCGACATGTGCTGGGACCAGCCGAGCGCGAGCCGCTGGGCGGTCGACGGCATGCGCCGCGCGGGCCTCGACCCCGCCGACGCCGACCACCGGGCGCGCTACGCCACCCTGGTGGCCCACCGCTACATGGCGCGGTACTCCGCCATGGTGGAGAAGGCGCTGCCGGCGGACGCCGCACAGGGCGTCTGGTTCAACAGCCGGCTCAAGGCCCGGCTGTCCGAGGAACGGCAGTTCGTGCGCCACGCCGAGATCGAGGGTCTGCCGACCGGCGGCTGGGGCTACACCTTCCTGCCGTACGTGGCCCGCTTCGTCCGGCCGATGGGTCTGCCGACCCTCAGTCACACGGGCCGGTTCCACGAGAGCTGGGGGGACAACGCCGCCCTCAAGCCGCGGGCCGCCCTGCTCTACGAGTGCAGCCAGATGCTCAGCCACGGGCTGACCAGCGGCGTCGGCGACGTCCTGCACCCGCGCGGCACCCCGTCCGCGGCGGTGTACGAGCTGATCGGCTCGGTCTACCGGCACATCGAGCGGTGCGAACCGTTCGTCGAGGGCGGCCGCGTGCTCAGCGAGGTCGCGCTGGTCTCCGACCCCGCGCTCGGCGACAACCCCGGGGCGAGCATCATCGGCGCGGTGCGCGCCCTGCAGCAGCTGCGGGTGCAGTTCGACGTGGTCACCCCCGCCTCGGACCTGACCGGGTACCGGGCCGTGCTGGTACCGGAGACCACCCGGGTCGACGACTCCCTCGCCGCCCGCCTCCAGGAGTGCCGCACGGGCGGCGGGGCGGTGCTGCTGATCGGGCCCGCACTGCTGAACGGTACCGAACCGGCCCTCCCCGACCTGCCGGTCGAGGGGCTGGCGCCCGCCCCGGACGGCGAGTCCTTCCTGGCCTGCCAGGGCGTACCCGGCGTGGCGGAGGACTTCCCGGTGATCAGCCACGGCGCCCGGCTGACCGCTCGGGCCCGGGCCGGCGCGGAGGTGCTGGCCCGGGTGGTGGATCCGTACTTCCCCCGCAGCTGGGACAGGTTCTGCGGCCACTCGTACACGCCGCCGGCCGACCTCACGGACGAGGTCGCCGTGGCGGTGGCCGACGGGATGGGCGCGGTGACGGTGCCACTGCTGGAGGCGTTCCACGAGCACGGCCTGGAGACGTACCGGCAGCTGCTCGGGGCGGCGCTGGACCGGCTGCTGCCCGATCCGCTGGTGCGGGCCGGCGGGCCGGTCCACCTGGAGACCGGCGTGGTCCGCACGCCCACCGGCACGGTGGTGCACCTGATCAGCTTCGTGCCGGCCCGGGAGACCCCGGCGCTGGACCTGGTGCATGACCCGTTCCCGCTGGTGGACGTGCCGGTCTCGGTGCGCGTGACGGGCGAGCCGAGCGCGGTGCGGCTGCAGCCGGCCGGGCAGGAGCTCGACTGGCAGTACGACGGCGAGTACGTCCACGTGCGGGTGACCAGCCTGGACGGGCACGCGATGGTCGTGGTCGACCACGGCTGACGGTGAGCATGCCGACCACGGGGCGGGGAGCTGCGCGACCGGCCCCGTGGTCGGCGTCGCAGCTCCCCGCCCGGCGGCTACCCCAGGGCCCGGACGCGGTCGACCGCCTCGGCGACCATGCCTCGGCAGAACGACACGTGCTCGCCCTGGTACCCGCGAGGGCCGCATTCGACGACCAGCAGCAGGGCCAGGTACAGCTGGTAGAGCGCGATGCGGTGCCGGAGGGCGGGGGTGAAGTCGAGGCGTCCGCCCGCGCCGGTGTGGCCCGCCACCAGGTCGCTGTCCGGTCCGGTGTCGCCGCCGAAGGCCAGCGAGACCAGCTCGGCGGCGGGGTCGCCCCAGAACGCGCGCTCGTGGTCGATCAGCCCGGTGACCCGGGGGCCCGCCGGATCCACGAAGATGTTGCCCGGCCACAGGTCGAAGTGGACCAGCTTCGGCTCGGTGACCTCGGCGAGGGCATGGCCGCCTTCGGCCACCATGGTCCGCAGCTCGTCGGGCCGCAGGCCGAGCGGGGACTGCCACCGGTCGGCGTCCTCGAGAGTCGCCTCCACCATCGCGGTGAACGCCGTCCGCCAGTCGTCGGCGGCCAGTGCGGACTCGGCCGCGGGGTACCCGAAGCGGCCGTCCGCCGGGGCCAGGCTGTGCAGGCGCGCGGTGATCGCGCCGAGTTGCCGGCGCAGCTCCGCCGACGCGCCGGGGGTCAGCTCCTCCCAGGACTTCTCCCACGGGATCCCGTCCAGGACGGACAGGACGAGGAACTCCTCCCCCTCGTACAGCAGTCGGGGTGCCGGTACGGCGCCGGCCGGCAGGGTTGCGAGCAACCGGTAGACCATCGCCTCGGTGGCGAGGATGCCGCGTTCGTACCGGAGCACCGGCACGTCGGGCGGCGGGGCGAGTTTGACCACGGCGGGCCGGCCGTCGTCCAGCCGGACGCGGTGGACGCTGTTGAACCAGCCGTCGGTCAGTTCGCCCTCCACCCGGCAGCCGAGGCCGGTGGAGGTGCGCAGCAGGGTGTCGAGTTCGTCGGCGGTCAGCCGGCGTTTGGTGAGGCTTTCCATGGCGGCTCTTCGGGGTCGTGGGGACGGCGGTACGGCGAAGGCGGGGCCCTGGTGGGGGCCCCGCCTTCGGCGCGGTTCAGGCCGGGTACGGGAGGTGGGCCTCGGGGGTGCCGGCCTGCTGGGTGTGCAGGGGGCGGTACGGGCCGCCGATGCGCACGTGCCAAGGGTGCGGGCTGTCGGTGGTGACGGTGAGCCGGTCGCCGGTGCGGCGCAGGTGGAAGCGGGCGGCGTCGCCGACGCCGTCGCTGCGCGGGACGGTGACGGTGCGTTCGGCGCCGTCGGCGAAGGCGTGGACGAGCAGTTCGACTCCGTCGGCCCAGGCGGAGACCGGGCGCTGGTCGTCGGCGGCGAGCGGGATGACGGAGTCGGGGCGGGCGAGCAGCGGGAGGGTGTGGAAGCCGTGCTGCTCCTTGGCCCAGCGCGGGCCGACGACCTGGCGGCCGGTCAGGACGTTGGTCCAGGTGCCCTCGGGGACGTAGTACTCGACGGTGCCGTCGTCGGTGAAGACCGGGGCGACCAGGAGATCGTCGCCGAGCAGGTACTGCCGGTCGAGGGTGGCGGCGGCGGGGTCGTCGGGGAACTCGAGCACCATGGCGCGCATCACCGGGATGCCGGTGGCGTGCGCGTGCTGGGCGGCGCGCTGCAGGTAGGGCGCGAGGCGGTGCTTGAGCAGGGTGAACTCGCGGGTGACCTCCA comes from Streptomyces sp. TLI_235 and encodes:
- a CDS encoding enoyl-ACP reductase-like protein, whose protein sequence is MAQNVRGRRPRGDAHDPGSLTAPGSEPLPDAGSGPTPDRASAEAGSRTGHPVTAERVATAIAYLAGPHTGATTGTDLAVDGGVRGPRLLPRD
- a CDS encoding phosphotransferase family enzyme: MESLTKRRLTADELDTLLRTSTGLGCRVEGELTDGWFNSVHRVRLDDGRPAVVKLAPPPDVPVLRYERGILATEAMVYRLLATLPAGAVPAPRLLYEGEEFLVLSVLDGIPWEKSWEELTPGASAELRRQLGAITARLHSLAPADGRFGYPAAESALAADDWRTAFTAMVEATLEDADRWQSPLGLRPDELRTMVAEGGHALAEVTEPKLVHFDLWPGNIFVDPAGPRVTGLIDHERAFWGDPAAELVSLAFGGDTGPDSDLVAGHTGAGGRLDFTPALRHRIALYQLYLALLLVVECGPRGYQGEHVSFCRGMVAEAVDRVRALG
- a CDS encoding short subunit dehydrogenase, translating into MGEPDFAGLAAVVTGGASGIGLATARLLAARGARVACLDVRPEGVPSTLVRAYADVADEQSVRAGVAWAAELLGGIDILVNCAGVGARDGVELGGEEEWRRMFEVGVLGVMRTTRAP
- a CDS encoding beta-galactosidase-like protein, giving the protein MFRPTPPDPSRFPRRTVHLDFHTGPDIPDVGRDFDPAAFARTFQDAAVDSVTVFAKCHHGHLYHATDRPERHPGLAPGLDLLAEQIDALHAVGIRAPIYLSLQVDEYAAREHPEWIGHGEDLKLNRWTTSAFDAGWNVLDMSSPYADYFADQLDEVLRRFAPVDGIFIDMCWDQPSASRWAVDGMRRAGLDPADADHRARYATLVAHRYMARYSAMVEKALPADAAQGVWFNSRLKARLSEERQFVRHAEIEGLPTGGWGYTFLPYVARFVRPMGLPTLSHTGRFHESWGDNAALKPRAALLYECSQMLSHGLTSGVGDVLHPRGTPSAAVYELIGSVYRHIERCEPFVEGGRVLSEVALVSDPALGDNPGASIIGAVRALQQLRVQFDVVTPASDLTGYRAVLVPETTRVDDSLAARLQECRTGGGAVLLIGPALLNGTEPALPDLPVEGLAPAPDGESFLACQGVPGVAEDFPVISHGARLTARARAGAEVLARVVDPYFPRSWDRFCGHSYTPPADLTDEVAVAVADGMGAVTVPLLEAFHEHGLETYRQLLGAALDRLLPDPLVRAGGPVHLETGVVRTPTGTVVHLISFVPARETPALDLVHDPFPLVDVPVSVRVTGEPSAVRLQPAGQELDWQYDGEYVHVRVTSLDGHAMVVVDHG
- a CDS encoding glycosyl hydrolase family 65, with protein sequence MSLHDHVPTPVPADQLWYRHPAADFLDALPLGNGRLGAMTHGGIATERIDLNADTLWSGGPGPRDRAGAAEHLSAVRAAVLRDRDHARADALAAAHLQGPDTEAYQPLATLLLAFPPTEADQVAYYRRELDLDQALHTVSYTADGVAYRRESFVSAPAGVLAIRLTTDAPGSLSFRAGFTTPHPDAQLSVEPDGVLAVRGRAPSHLTRRQVHPADYRADRGTGFAAALRVHTVGGQVGADGDGLAVTGADEAVVLVAVGTGYRGWREQPDGPQAALAEARRWLAGAGGQDYEKLRAEHLADHRRLFGAAALRLHGPAAAADRPTGERLAAANAGAPDPGLAALLFAYGRYLLIASSRPGTQPANLQGIWNTEVAPPWIPTGRPTSTSR